In a single window of the Cherax quadricarinatus isolate ZL_2023a chromosome 86, ASM3850222v1, whole genome shotgun sequence genome:
- the LOC128692205 gene encoding LOW QUALITY PROTEIN: uncharacterized protein YcbX-like (The sequence of the model RefSeq protein was modified relative to this genomic sequence to represent the inferred CDS: inserted 2 bases in 1 codon), whose product MTSSARPIQYDKTSTLSRKILASVWGDFSTCKTKLRLLYRGDVVKNRPARRFDYYDFPKIRNSDTLYYAENCAYMXLAESSLEDLNSRLSEPITMSQFRANIVVRGSAPSDEDDWAYVKIGRVVFRKVKPCQRCLLTTVDPVKGERHPKMEPLTTLRTFRSLKEPAKLAKAWATSPLFGINMAIDVTGPVAVGDKVLVARTSKNPALTVF is encoded by the exons atgacctcctccgccAGACCCATACAGTatgacaagacctccactttatctcgtaaaattctggccagtgtctggggagatt tcagtacttgtaagaCCAAACTTCGACTCTTGTACCGGGGAGATGTGGTGAAGAATAGGCCAGCCCGAAGATTTGATTACTACGACTTCCCGAAGATCCGCAACTCTGACACATTGTACTATGCGGAGAACTGCGCCTACAT ATTGGCAGAGTCTTCGCTAGAGGACCTCAACTCTCGCCTCTCGGAACCCATCACTATGAGCCAGTTCCGTGCAAACATCGTGGTCAGAGGCTCTGCACCCTCAGACGAGGACGACTGGGCCTACGTGAAGATCGGGCGGGTGGTCTTCAGGAAGGTGAAACCATGCCAGAGATGTCTGCTAACCACTGTGGACCCAGTCAAAGGAGAACGACACCCCAAGATGGAGCCACTCACTACCCTCCGTACGTTCCGCTCATTAAAAGAGCCAGCCAAGTTGGCTAAGGCGTGGGCTACGAGTCCCCTCTTCGGTATCAACATGGCCATCGACGTGACAGGACCTGTGGCAGTGGGAGACAAAGTCTTGGTGGCCAGAACTTCAAAAAATCCGGCGTTAACAGTATTCTAG